The Vespula pensylvanica isolate Volc-1 chromosome 5, ASM1446617v1, whole genome shotgun sequence genome includes a window with the following:
- the LOC122629585 gene encoding protein THEM6-like has product MMITCWVLAGILGAVILLHLLVEIHYFLRMFFTVFLARFCKKRIHILDEASVYGICTTTDVDTLLYHMNNARYLRELDFARADFYERTGLYREICSQGSGVVQGAATIRYRRFLKPLTIYKITSKIIYWDEKTIFMEHRFVTPSDGFIRAIAICRQRLLDCSAETVMGTLVDRGVKQNGNVESGVTQITHVRPEIPPEVARWLESNEISSAILRQSIIPTVNTTTTAMTTTTTTTTTTATTTTTTPSNC; this is encoded by the exons ATGATGATAACTTGTTGGGTCCTAGCCGGTATCCTCGGTGCCGTCATACTCCTTCATCTTCTCGTCGAGATTCATTATTTCCTACGTATGTTCTTTACGGTTTTCCTTGCGAGATTCtgtaaaaagagaattcaTATACTTGATGAAGCATCGGTCTATG GTATTTGTACTACGACCGATGTAGACACTCTTCTCTACCACATGAACAATGCGAGATACCTACGGGAACTGGACTTTGCTCGGGCCGATTTTTACGAGCGAACTGGTCTCTATCGTGAGATTTGCTCCCAAGGATCTGGTGTCGTTCAAGGAGCAGCAACGATACGTTATCGACGGTTTCTCAAACCTCTAACTATTTACAAGATAACTTCGAAG ATCATTTATTGGGACgaaaaaacgatttttatgGAACACCGTTTTGTCACGCCAAGCGATGGATTTATTCGAGCTATAGCTATCTGCAGGCAAAGACTTTTAGACTGCAGTGCAGAAACGGTTATGGGTACTCTCGTTGATCGAGGTGTTAAACAAAATGGTAACGTCGAATCGGGTGTTACACAG aTAACTCACGTGAGGCCAGAGATACCACCAGAAGTAGCAAGATGGTTGGAAagtaatgaaatttcttctgCGATTCTTCGACAATCAATTATACCTACAGTAAATACCACAACAACagcaatgacgacgacgacgacgacgacgacgacgacggcaaccacgacgacgacaacaccTTCGAATTGCTGA
- the LOC122629582 gene encoding probable tyrosyl-DNA phosphodiesterase isoform X1, which translates to MRLSCSLNIFFFVTNDIKYMLKVMNTAMNRVKVNVRDKCPFMEKCYRKNPIHFAEMSHPHLERLVIDQLDDTIKIPDVLDFECDRSQLLDQLKVIQIVMRKERDKDRDSFLKLKNDLLPIDIAKNSTTSKSPNKVSNSEDRNLDFENQQSSSSSVSIMDTYESCKLNKDREEIRKKAIKKMKQQGFEISLVEPGEFAVKYALAAPYYIFFTRIDKSLPTYNQPLSITFPEILDKSLGEIKSSLQISFMVDVGWLCLQYLLAGQKADITILYGDGGRVDKEKVGKNITLVPIPQPIQYGCHHTKMMILEYNDGGIRIVVSTANLYTDDWENRTQGLWISPHLPSLSNLDDTNNGESKTGFKKDFLQYLKSYKQQALSRWIDIVEKADFSDVNVFFIASVPGNYRQTGVDAWGHKKLGYVLSTYASLPLNSLDWPIIAQSSSIGTLGLSYEKWVQRVIVSSMSRTKELTILPNFHFIFPTQKNYEESFDCQNACCCLCYRQQTHSKQKWLEKYLCQWKASKTSRDKAMPHIKSYTRLSPDLKRMAWFMLTSANLSKAAWGTEMKKFYSISNHEAGVLFLPTFITGETTFPVEKENDDSNIQPFPIPYDLPLIPYESEDNPFVNDIFDE; encoded by the exons ATGCGTCTTTCTtgttcgttaaatattttcttttttgtaacaaatgatattaaatatatgttgaAAGTTATGAATACTGCCATGAATCGTGTAAAAGTAAATG TTAGAGACAAATGTCCTTTTATGGAAAAATGTTATCGAAAAAATCCAATACATTTTGCAGAAATGTCACATCCTCATC TTGAAAGATTGGTAATTGATCAATTGGATGACACAATAAAAATACCTGATGTTCTTGATTTTGAGTGCGATCGCTCTCAATTGTTGGATCAATTAAAGGTGATACAAATTgtaatgagaaaagaaagggacaaGGACAGAGATAGtttcttaaaattaaagaatgaCCTACTTCCAATAGATATTGCAAAAAATTCTACTACCTCAAAAAGTCCAAATAAAGTAAGTAATTCAGAAGATCGTAATTTAGATTTTGAAAATCAGCAGAGCTCAAGCTCATCGGTATCTATAATGGATACTTATGAATCTTGTAAATTgaacaaagatagagaagaaatacgaaaaaaggcaataaaaaaaatgaaacagcAAGGTTTCGAAATATCTTTAGTAGAACCTGGAGAATTCGCTGTTAAATATGCCCTTGCTGCTCcctattacatattttttacaagaatAGACAAATCGTTACCGACATATAATCAACCACTTTCTATAACCTTTCCtgaaatattagataaaagtCTTGGAGAAATTAAATCCAGTTTACAAATTAGTTTCATGGTCGATGTTGGCTGGCTTTGTTTGCAATATTTATTAGCAGGACAGAAAGCcgatataacaattttatatggAGATGGAGGTAGAGTAGATAAGGAAAAGGTAGGCAAGAACATTACTTTGGTACCTATTCCTCAACCAATACAGTATGGTTGTCATCATACAAAGATGATGATACTGGAATATAATGATGGTGGAATCAGAATTGTAGTATCTACTGCAAATTTATATACGGATGATTGGGAGAATAGAACTCAAGG ACTTTGGATCTCTCCTCATCTACCTTCATTATCGAACCTCGATGATACGAATAATGGAGAATCTAAGACCGGTTTCAAAAAAGactttttacaatatttgaAAAGTTACAAACAACAAGCTTTAAGCAGATGGATTGATATCGTAGAAAAGGCGGATTTTTCAGACGTTAACGTTTTCTTCATTGCCTCCGTACCCGGTAATTACCGTCAGACCGGTGTAGACGCATGGGGACATAAAAAGTTGGGTTATGTTCTTTCCACATATGCCAGTTTACCATTAAATTCACTGGATTGGCCTATAATTGCACAAAGCTCCAGTATAGGAACCTTAGGATTGAGTTACGAAAAATGGGTACAAAGAGTTATAGTATCATCTATGTCAAGAACAAAAGAATTGACAATTCTtccaaattttcattttatctttcccactcaaaaaaattacgaagaaaGTTTTGACTGTCAGAATGCTTGTTGCTGTCTATGTTATAGACAGCAAACGCATTCGAAACAAAAATGgctcgaaaaatatttatg TCAATGGAAAGCTTCAAAGACATCCAGAGATAAAGCAATGCCTCACATTAAGTCTTACACGAGATTGTCTCCAGACTTAAAAAGAATGGCTTGGTTCATGCTCACCAGTGCAAATTTGAGCAAAGCAGCATGGGGAacagaaatgaagaaattctATTCCATCTCGAATCACGAAGCTGGTGTATTATTCCTTCCTACATTTATC aCCGGAGAAACTACATTCCctgtagaaaaggaaaatgacgACTCGAATATTCAGCCATTTCCCATTCCATACGACCTTCCATTAATTCCTTACGAGTCTGAGGATAATCCATTTGTGAATGACATTTTCGACGAATGA
- the LOC122629582 gene encoding probable tyrosyl-DNA phosphodiesterase isoform X2: MRLSCSLNIFFFVTNDIKYMLKVMNTAMNRVKVNVRDKCPFMEKCYRKNPIHFAEMSHPHLERLVIDQLDDTIKIPDVLDFECDRSQLLDQLKVIQIVMRKERDKDRDSFLKLKNDLLPIDIAKNSTTSKSPNKVSNSEDRNLDFENQQSSSSSVSIMDTYESCKLNKDREEIRKKAIKKMKQQGFEISLVEPGEFAVKYALAAPYYIFFTRIDKSLPTYNQPLSITFPEILDKSLGEIKSSLQISFMVDVGWLCLQYLLAGQKADITILYGDGGRVDKEKVGKNITLVPIPQPIQYGCHHTKMMILEYNDGGIRIVVSTANLYTDDWENRTQGLWISPHLPSLSNLDDTNNGESKTGFKKDFLQYLKSYKQQALSRWIDIVEKADFSDVNVFFIASVPGNYRQTGVDAWGHKKLGYVLSTYASLPLNSLDWPIIAQSSSIGTLGLSYEKWVQRVIVSSMSRTKELTILPNFHFIFPTQKNYEESFDCQNACCCLCYRQQTHSKQKWLEKYLCQWKASKTSRDKAMPHIKSYTRLSPDLKRMAWFMLTSANLSKAAWGTEMKKFYSISNHEAGVLFLPTFILQDRSLPSVT; the protein is encoded by the exons ATGCGTCTTTCTtgttcgttaaatattttcttttttgtaacaaatgatattaaatatatgttgaAAGTTATGAATACTGCCATGAATCGTGTAAAAGTAAATG TTAGAGACAAATGTCCTTTTATGGAAAAATGTTATCGAAAAAATCCAATACATTTTGCAGAAATGTCACATCCTCATC TTGAAAGATTGGTAATTGATCAATTGGATGACACAATAAAAATACCTGATGTTCTTGATTTTGAGTGCGATCGCTCTCAATTGTTGGATCAATTAAAGGTGATACAAATTgtaatgagaaaagaaagggacaaGGACAGAGATAGtttcttaaaattaaagaatgaCCTACTTCCAATAGATATTGCAAAAAATTCTACTACCTCAAAAAGTCCAAATAAAGTAAGTAATTCAGAAGATCGTAATTTAGATTTTGAAAATCAGCAGAGCTCAAGCTCATCGGTATCTATAATGGATACTTATGAATCTTGTAAATTgaacaaagatagagaagaaatacgaaaaaaggcaataaaaaaaatgaaacagcAAGGTTTCGAAATATCTTTAGTAGAACCTGGAGAATTCGCTGTTAAATATGCCCTTGCTGCTCcctattacatattttttacaagaatAGACAAATCGTTACCGACATATAATCAACCACTTTCTATAACCTTTCCtgaaatattagataaaagtCTTGGAGAAATTAAATCCAGTTTACAAATTAGTTTCATGGTCGATGTTGGCTGGCTTTGTTTGCAATATTTATTAGCAGGACAGAAAGCcgatataacaattttatatggAGATGGAGGTAGAGTAGATAAGGAAAAGGTAGGCAAGAACATTACTTTGGTACCTATTCCTCAACCAATACAGTATGGTTGTCATCATACAAAGATGATGATACTGGAATATAATGATGGTGGAATCAGAATTGTAGTATCTACTGCAAATTTATATACGGATGATTGGGAGAATAGAACTCAAGG ACTTTGGATCTCTCCTCATCTACCTTCATTATCGAACCTCGATGATACGAATAATGGAGAATCTAAGACCGGTTTCAAAAAAGactttttacaatatttgaAAAGTTACAAACAACAAGCTTTAAGCAGATGGATTGATATCGTAGAAAAGGCGGATTTTTCAGACGTTAACGTTTTCTTCATTGCCTCCGTACCCGGTAATTACCGTCAGACCGGTGTAGACGCATGGGGACATAAAAAGTTGGGTTATGTTCTTTCCACATATGCCAGTTTACCATTAAATTCACTGGATTGGCCTATAATTGCACAAAGCTCCAGTATAGGAACCTTAGGATTGAGTTACGAAAAATGGGTACAAAGAGTTATAGTATCATCTATGTCAAGAACAAAAGAATTGACAATTCTtccaaattttcattttatctttcccactcaaaaaaattacgaagaaaGTTTTGACTGTCAGAATGCTTGTTGCTGTCTATGTTATAGACAGCAAACGCATTCGAAACAAAAATGgctcgaaaaatatttatg TCAATGGAAAGCTTCAAAGACATCCAGAGATAAAGCAATGCCTCACATTAAGTCTTACACGAGATTGTCTCCAGACTTAAAAAGAATGGCTTGGTTCATGCTCACCAGTGCAAATTTGAGCAAAGCAGCATGGGGAacagaaatgaagaaattctATTCCATCTCGAATCACGAAGCTGGTGTATTATTCCTTCCTACATTTATC TTGCAGGATCGAAGTCTTCCGAGTGTGACGTAA